The following proteins are co-located in the Cupriavidus pauculus genome:
- a CDS encoding PhoH family protein, with protein MKIPSAEFVAPKDDNTRLQNLCGPLDENLRQIEQALDVTIQRRGHRMTVRGERAQDAALALERFYNNARVALSVDDVQLGLVESRQVSAHGAYLPGNGDAGPESPEDDSPVLHTRRTGLQGRTATQREYLRAILSHDLTLGIGPAGTGKTYLAVACAVDALERDVVKRIVLTRPAVEAGERLGFLPGDLAQKVDPYLRPLYDALYDLLGFDRTQKMFERQMIEIAPLAYMRGRTLNHAFIILDEAQNTTPEQMKMFLTRIGFGSKAVITGDTTQIDLPRGQKSGLVESQHVLRDVRGVAFTRFTSVDVVRHPLVARIVEAYDEYHAQHKDA; from the coding sequence ATGAAGATCCCTTCCGCGGAATTCGTCGCCCCCAAGGACGACAACACGCGCCTGCAGAACCTGTGCGGGCCGCTCGATGAAAACCTGCGCCAGATCGAACAGGCGCTCGACGTGACGATCCAGCGCCGCGGCCATCGCATGACCGTGCGCGGCGAGCGCGCGCAGGACGCCGCGCTGGCGCTGGAGCGGTTCTACAACAATGCCCGGGTCGCGCTGTCGGTGGACGACGTGCAGCTCGGCCTGGTGGAATCGCGCCAGGTGTCGGCCCATGGCGCCTACCTGCCCGGCAACGGCGACGCGGGCCCGGAGAGCCCCGAGGACGATTCCCCGGTGCTGCACACGCGGCGCACGGGGCTGCAGGGCCGCACGGCCACGCAGCGCGAATACCTGCGCGCGATCCTGTCGCACGACCTGACGCTCGGCATCGGCCCGGCCGGCACCGGCAAGACCTACCTGGCCGTGGCCTGCGCCGTGGACGCGCTGGAGCGCGACGTGGTCAAGCGGATCGTGTTGACCCGCCCGGCCGTGGAGGCGGGCGAGCGGCTGGGCTTCCTGCCCGGCGATCTGGCGCAGAAGGTGGACCCGTACCTGCGCCCGCTCTACGACGCGCTCTACGACCTGCTCGGCTTTGACCGCACGCAGAAGATGTTCGAGCGCCAGATGATCGAGATCGCCCCGCTGGCCTACATGCGCGGCCGCACGCTGAACCACGCGTTCATCATCCTGGACGAGGCCCAGAACACCACGCCGGAGCAGATGAAGATGTTCCTTACGCGGATCGGCTTCGGCTCCAAGGCCGTGATCACCGGCGACACGACACAGATCGACCTGCCGCGCGGCCAGAAGAGCGGCCTGGTGGAATCGCAGCACGTGCTACGCGACGTGCGCGGCGTGGCCTTTACCCGATTCACCAGCGTCGACGTGGTGCGCCATCCGCTGGTGGCGCGCATCGTCGAGGCCTACGACGAATATCACGCCCAGCACAAGGACGCCTGA
- a CDS encoding DEAD/DEAH box helicase produces MSFSELGLSDKLVRAVAEQGYTTPTPIQAQAIPAILKGGDLLAGAQTGTGKTAGFTLPMLQLLADSAARNPAPRGARPQVRALVLTPTRELAAQVEESVRNYGKYLKLRSMVMFGGVGINPQIDALKRGVDIVVATPGRLLDHVAQRTIDLAHVELLVLDEADRMLDMGFIHDIRKILNVLPAKRQNLLFSATFSDDIRALADRLLNNPASIEVARRNTTAETVAQRVFPVDRERKRELLAHLVRQHDWHQVLVFTRTKHGANRLAEQLTKDGLSALAIHGNKSQSARTRALSEFKAGTLRLLVATDIAARGIDIDQLPHVVNFDLPNVPEDYVHRIGRTGRAGAEGEAISLVCVDEHALLRDIERLIKRQIEQVVLPGFEVDPSIAAEPIQKGRQQRGGAGQGQGRGAQPRGNAGGNAGAGERRAPRAPQGRDGQRQPQAAQPARQGANGGGNGANGGNGGNGNGNGGARGGARNAGANGGNGAGKPAGQRPQEPRGQQQRPQQARPQQARPAQDAAGAPPARNRRPAPQAALLGGSRKPAP; encoded by the coding sequence ATGTCTTTTTCCGAACTCGGCTTGTCCGACAAGCTGGTGCGTGCCGTGGCCGAACAGGGCTACACCACGCCGACCCCGATCCAGGCGCAAGCCATTCCCGCAATCCTGAAAGGTGGCGATCTCCTTGCCGGCGCGCAGACCGGCACCGGCAAGACGGCCGGCTTCACGCTGCCGATGCTGCAGTTGCTGGCCGATTCCGCGGCCCGCAATCCCGCCCCGCGCGGCGCCCGCCCCCAGGTGCGCGCGCTGGTGCTGACGCCCACGCGCGAACTGGCCGCCCAGGTCGAGGAAAGCGTGCGCAACTATGGCAAATACCTGAAGCTGCGCTCGATGGTGATGTTCGGCGGCGTCGGCATCAATCCGCAGATCGACGCGCTCAAGCGCGGCGTGGACATCGTGGTGGCCACTCCCGGCCGCCTGCTGGACCACGTGGCCCAGCGCACGATCGACCTCGCGCACGTGGAGCTGCTGGTGCTCGATGAAGCCGACCGCATGCTCGACATGGGCTTCATCCACGACATCCGCAAGATCCTGAACGTGCTGCCGGCCAAGCGGCAGAACCTGCTGTTCTCGGCCACGTTCTCGGACGATATCCGCGCGCTGGCCGACCGCCTGCTGAACAACCCGGCGTCGATCGAGGTGGCCCGCCGCAACACCACGGCCGAGACCGTGGCGCAGCGCGTGTTCCCGGTGGACCGCGAACGCAAGCGCGAACTGCTGGCCCACCTGGTGCGCCAGCACGACTGGCACCAGGTGCTGGTCTTCACGCGCACCAAGCACGGCGCCAACCGCCTGGCGGAACAGCTCACCAAGGACGGCCTGTCCGCGCTGGCGATCCACGGCAACAAGAGCCAGTCGGCCCGCACGCGCGCGCTGAGCGAGTTCAAGGCCGGCACGCTGCGGCTGCTGGTGGCCACCGACATCGCCGCGCGCGGCATCGACATCGACCAACTGCCGCACGTGGTGAATTTCGACCTGCCGAACGTGCCCGAGGACTACGTGCACCGCATCGGCCGCACGGGCCGCGCGGGCGCCGAGGGCGAGGCGATCTCGCTGGTCTGCGTCGATGAGCACGCGCTGCTGCGCGACATCGAGCGCCTGATCAAGCGCCAGATCGAGCAGGTGGTGCTGCCCGGGTTTGAAGTGGACCCGTCGATCGCGGCCGAGCCGATCCAGAAGGGCCGCCAGCAACGGGGCGGCGCCGGCCAGGGCCAGGGCCGTGGCGCCCAGCCGCGCGGCAATGCCGGTGGCAACGCTGGCGCCGGTGAGCGCCGCGCGCCGCGTGCGCCGCAGGGCCGCGACGGACAACGCCAGCCGCAGGCTGCCCAGCCGGCGCGCCAGGGCGCGAACGGGGGCGGCAATGGTGCGAATGGTGGCAATGGTGGTAATGGCAACGGCAACGGCGGCGCCCGTGGTGGCGCGCGCAATGCCGGTGCCAATGGTGGCAACGGTGCCGGCAAGCCGGCCGGCCAGCGTCCGCAGGAACCGCGCGGCCAGCAGCAACGTCCGCAGCAGGCGCGTCCGCAACAGGCGCGCCCCGCGCAGGACGCCGCTGGCGCACCGCCGGCCCGCAATCGCCGTCCCGCGCCGCAGGCGGCGCTGCTCGGCGGCAGCCGCAAGCCGGCGCCCTGA
- a CDS encoding ClcB-like voltage-gated chloride channel protein, translating into MRFRFIEDQEVTLFAAIPVGLLAGIVTTLFKDALEASGLVMFGKDADIVLVFAGLAVAWRVLIPAVGGALAGALLVAAQHFARTETLPSEYMEAVARGTGRLPVRITLLRALSSFCSIVSGSSVGKEGAMIQLAALTGSVFPSGRADQATGDSNMRRMLTACGAAAGLATAYHTPLSAAVFVAEVVFGALAVQRLMPLLLASVAGTMVSQWHGGLEPLYTGLHIGPDLLQQPHLLLAAAGIGLIAGVSGAVFMRANTLARNGFQHVPGGPVARLALGGLLVGLLAVVVPEVVGNGYYTVQTILRNEPLSVAVWGVLLAKLVATVVSMGSGAVGGVFTPSMFVGAALGQLVALAVPGGTATPVLPLVGMTAFLAATSQAPLMSILMVFEMTLAPTLLLPLMIGAVAAYYTASRCQTLSLYSVVVERAQASAAVERARGLRLAGLCDPTHTVIDPAATVAQAADKFAETGTRYLYLVDATGRLLGAISIHAVQRAQREAPDATLLSLGDLAFPSLTPDSRLRDALAIFSEHGINRIPLVRDAASRELMGTVSKQRVLQEASCLF; encoded by the coding sequence ATGCGGTTCCGTTTCATCGAAGACCAGGAAGTCACCCTTTTCGCGGCCATTCCGGTCGGCCTGCTGGCGGGCATCGTGACCACGCTGTTCAAGGACGCGCTGGAAGCCAGCGGGCTGGTGATGTTCGGCAAGGACGCCGACATCGTGCTGGTCTTTGCCGGGCTGGCCGTGGCGTGGCGCGTGCTGATTCCCGCCGTGGGCGGCGCGCTGGCCGGCGCGCTGCTGGTGGCCGCGCAGCACTTTGCGCGCACCGAGACGCTGCCCAGCGAATACATGGAAGCCGTGGCGCGCGGCACCGGTCGGCTGCCGGTGCGGATCACGCTGCTGCGCGCGCTGTCGTCGTTCTGCTCGATCGTCTCGGGCAGCTCGGTCGGCAAAGAAGGCGCGATGATCCAGCTTGCCGCGCTGACCGGGTCGGTCTTTCCGTCCGGGCGCGCCGACCAGGCCACCGGCGACAGCAACATGCGCCGCATGCTGACCGCCTGCGGGGCCGCCGCCGGGCTGGCCACCGCCTATCACACCCCCCTTTCCGCCGCCGTGTTCGTTGCCGAAGTGGTGTTCGGCGCACTGGCGGTACAGCGCCTGATGCCGCTGCTGCTGGCATCGGTGGCCGGCACGATGGTCAGCCAGTGGCACGGCGGGCTGGAACCGCTCTACACGGGCCTGCATATCGGGCCAGACCTGCTCCAGCAGCCGCACCTGCTGCTGGCGGCGGCCGGCATCGGCCTGATCGCGGGTGTGTCCGGCGCCGTCTTCATGCGGGCCAATACGCTGGCCCGCAACGGCTTCCAACACGTGCCGGGCGGCCCCGTGGCGCGGCTGGCGCTGGGCGGGTTGCTGGTGGGGCTGCTGGCGGTGGTGGTACCCGAGGTGGTCGGCAACGGCTATTACACGGTCCAGACCATCCTGCGCAACGAGCCGCTGTCCGTGGCGGTCTGGGGCGTGCTGCTGGCCAAGCTCGTCGCCACCGTGGTCAGCATGGGCTCCGGCGCGGTGGGCGGGGTGTTCACGCCGTCGATGTTCGTCGGCGCGGCGCTGGGGCAGCTTGTGGCGCTGGCGGTGCCGGGCGGCACGGCCACGCCGGTGCTGCCGCTGGTCGGCATGACCGCGTTCCTGGCCGCCACCAGCCAGGCGCCGCTGATGTCGATCCTGATGGTCTTCGAGATGACGCTGGCGCCCACGCTGCTGCTGCCGCTGATGATCGGCGCGGTGGCGGCCTACTACACGGCGTCGCGCTGCCAGACGCTGTCGCTCTACAGCGTGGTGGTGGAGCGCGCGCAGGCTTCTGCCGCCGTCGAGCGCGCCCGGGGGCTGCGGCTGGCCGGGCTCTGCGACCCCACGCATACCGTGATCGACCCGGCCGCCACCGTGGCCCAGGCGGCCGACAAGTTCGCCGAGACCGGCACGCGCTACCTCTATCTCGTCGATGCCACCGGCCGGCTGCTTGGTGCGATCTCGATCCACGCCGTCCAGCGCGCCCAGCGCGAGGCGCCCGACGCCACGCTGCTGTCGCTGGGCGACCTCGCCTTCCCGTCGCTCACGCCGGACTCGCGGCTGCGCGATGCGCTGGCCATCTTCTCGGAGCACGGCATCAACCGCATCCCGCTGGTGCGCGACGCGGCCAGCCGCGAGCTGATGGGTACCGTGTCGAAGCAGCGCGTGCTGCAGGAAGCGTCCTGCCTGTTCTGA
- the miaB gene encoding tRNA (N6-isopentenyl adenosine(37)-C2)-methylthiotransferase MiaB, with product MKKVFVKTYGCQMNEYDSDKMVDVLNATQGMEPTDNVEDADVILFNTCSIREKAQEKVFSELGRMKALKAAKPGLVIGVGGCVASQEGAAIVSRAPYVDVVFGPQTLHRLPDLIHRRQSTGLSQVDISFPEIEKFDHLPPARVDGPSAFVSIMEGCSKYCSYCVVPYTRGEEVSRPFEDVLAEVAGLADQGVREVTLLGQNVNAYRGTMGGTSEIADFALLIEYVAEIPGIERIRYTTSHPKEFTSRLVDLYARCDKLVNHLHLPVQHASDRVLMAMKRGYSVLEYKSIIRRLRTIRPDMSMSSDFIVGFPGETDADFDKLMAMVHEIGYDTSFSFIFSPRPGTPAANLHDDTPHDVKLRRLQVLQAAIEENVVRISQGMVGTVQRILVEGPARKDPTELHGRTENNRVVNFALPGVPQAQRDRLVGQMVDVNITQAFPHSLRGDIVVRQ from the coding sequence ATGAAGAAGGTATTTGTCAAAACGTACGGCTGCCAGATGAACGAGTACGACTCGGACAAGATGGTGGACGTGCTGAACGCCACGCAGGGCATGGAGCCCACGGACAACGTCGAGGACGCCGACGTCATCCTGTTCAACACCTGCTCGATCCGCGAGAAGGCCCAGGAGAAGGTGTTCTCCGAACTGGGCCGCATGAAGGCCCTGAAGGCCGCCAAGCCCGGCCTGGTGATCGGCGTGGGCGGCTGCGTGGCCAGCCAGGAAGGCGCCGCCATCGTCTCGCGCGCGCCGTACGTCGATGTGGTGTTCGGCCCGCAGACGCTGCACCGGCTGCCCGACCTGATCCACCGCCGCCAGTCCACCGGCCTGTCGCAGGTCGACATCTCGTTCCCCGAAATCGAGAAGTTCGACCACCTGCCGCCGGCCCGCGTGGACGGGCCCAGCGCATTCGTGTCGATCATGGAAGGCTGCTCGAAGTACTGCAGCTACTGCGTGGTGCCCTACACGCGCGGCGAGGAAGTGTCGCGCCCGTTCGAGGACGTGCTGGCCGAGGTGGCCGGGCTGGCCGACCAGGGCGTGCGCGAGGTGACGCTGCTGGGCCAGAACGTGAACGCCTACCGCGGCACGATGGGCGGCACCAGCGAGATCGCGGACTTCGCGCTGCTGATCGAATACGTGGCCGAGATTCCCGGCATCGAGCGCATCCGCTACACGACCAGCCACCCGAAGGAATTCACCTCGCGGCTGGTGGATCTGTACGCGCGCTGCGACAAGCTCGTGAACCACCTGCACCTGCCCGTGCAGCATGCGTCGGACCGCGTGCTGATGGCGATGAAGCGCGGCTACAGCGTGCTCGAATACAAGAGCATCATCCGCCGCCTGCGCACGATCCGGCCCGACATGTCGATGTCGTCGGACTTCATCGTCGGCTTCCCCGGCGAGACCGATGCCGACTTCGACAAGCTGATGGCGATGGTCCACGAGATCGGCTACGACACGTCGTTCTCGTTCATCTTCAGCCCCCGGCCCGGCACGCCCGCCGCCAACCTGCACGACGACACGCCGCACGACGTCAAGCTGCGCCGCCTGCAGGTGCTGCAGGCCGCCATCGAGGAAAACGTCGTGCGCATCAGCCAGGGCATGGTCGGCACGGTGCAGCGCATCCTCGTGGAAGGCCCCGCGCGCAAGGACCCCACCGAGCTCCACGGCCGCACCGAGAACAACCGGGTGGTCAACTTCGCGCTGCCGGGCGTGCCCCAGGCCCAGCGCGACCGCCTGGTCGGCCAGATGGTCGACGTAAACATCACGCAGGCGTTCCCGCACTCGCTGCGCGGCGACATCGTCGTGCGCCAATAA
- a CDS encoding PglL family O-oligosaccharyltransferase yields the protein MPVHRATLPATAIVVAFTLPLLISRHTLPLATFFGEWTAGALGVALVAVLALRSADAPGAMPARAFPWVAAFPVWLLLTTLLQGASGMPDVTGSRLTTQLVLALGAAVMIGAWRTGRSMSADRRASIVDALAIAFIVAGLLGTLAQWIQVFHLEDQTLGLVSEYFYDANRRLWGNLNQPNHQATVNGLALAAAIWLATRGWLQFPAWLTATLLLESGIVLSGSRTGLIVHVGLAALYALLAAAMARGTPRGASPMHRTPGLVAAAVILVVGIVAMEPGIKLAGKAFDWRLFDTVSQLQSGNQMSYRGALWSQALAMFRAHPWLGVGYGEFGWAQFQQAAQVQVVAEMSLHAHNALLDLMAKAGGVGAVGVVVILAAWLWRVVRDRLWRGATVERGATALLLVWLAMLAAHSMLEYPLHYLYFFLPFCFLLAWLEPAGVGRPWPRGVATVACVAFVIVSAGVLATLWQDYKRVEAREYASDEHRVSLPLPRFWFRQHAAADIAEHTTITPDSAASLLPAHLDALHLLPTPNLIRRSAWLLALTGDQARARLLMERLRFYYQGDEAAQFAALSRDCEALGADRRPRDFCTWVRVREQRGHGRAAPGSN from the coding sequence ATGCCGGTCCACAGAGCCACGCTCCCGGCGACGGCCATCGTCGTCGCCTTCACGCTTCCCCTGCTGATCTCCCGGCATACGCTGCCCCTGGCCACCTTCTTCGGCGAATGGACGGCCGGCGCGCTTGGCGTGGCGCTTGTCGCCGTGCTGGCGCTGCGATCTGCCGATGCTCCGGGTGCCATGCCGGCCCGGGCCTTCCCCTGGGTAGCGGCCTTCCCGGTCTGGCTGCTGCTGACCACGCTGCTGCAGGGAGCGTCCGGCATGCCGGACGTCACCGGCAGCCGCCTGACCACGCAACTGGTGCTGGCGCTCGGCGCGGCCGTGATGATCGGGGCGTGGCGGACCGGCCGGTCGATGTCCGCCGACCGGCGCGCGAGCATTGTCGATGCGCTGGCCATCGCCTTCATCGTCGCCGGGCTGCTTGGCACGCTGGCGCAGTGGATCCAGGTCTTCCATCTGGAGGACCAGACGCTGGGGCTGGTGTCCGAATACTTCTACGATGCGAATCGCCGCCTCTGGGGCAACCTCAACCAGCCGAACCACCAGGCCACGGTCAACGGACTGGCGCTGGCCGCGGCCATCTGGCTCGCCACGCGCGGCTGGCTGCAGTTTCCCGCGTGGCTGACCGCGACGCTGCTGCTCGAAAGCGGCATCGTGCTGTCGGGCTCGCGTACGGGGCTGATCGTCCACGTGGGGCTGGCGGCGCTGTACGCGCTGCTGGCGGCCGCGATGGCGCGCGGTACGCCGCGTGGCGCCAGCCCGATGCACCGGACGCCGGGGCTTGTGGCGGCCGCGGTCATCCTCGTCGTCGGCATCGTGGCGATGGAGCCGGGCATCAAGCTGGCCGGCAAGGCGTTCGACTGGCGCCTGTTCGACACCGTCTCGCAACTGCAGTCCGGCAACCAGATGTCGTACCGGGGCGCGCTCTGGAGCCAGGCGCTGGCGATGTTCCGCGCCCATCCGTGGCTGGGCGTCGGCTATGGCGAATTTGGCTGGGCGCAGTTCCAGCAGGCGGCGCAAGTGCAGGTGGTGGCCGAGATGTCACTGCATGCCCACAACGCGCTGCTGGACCTGATGGCCAAGGCTGGCGGCGTGGGCGCCGTCGGCGTCGTCGTCATACTGGCCGCGTGGCTCTGGCGCGTGGTGCGCGACCGGCTCTGGCGCGGCGCCACGGTGGAACGGGGTGCGACGGCGCTACTGCTGGTCTGGCTGGCGATGTTGGCCGCCCACTCCATGCTCGAATACCCGCTGCACTACCTCTATTTCTTCCTGCCGTTCTGCTTTCTGCTGGCGTGGCTGGAACCGGCCGGGGTCGGCCGGCCGTGGCCGCGCGGCGTGGCCACGGTGGCCTGCGTGGCATTCGTGATCGTGTCCGCGGGCGTGCTGGCCACGCTCTGGCAGGACTACAAGCGCGTGGAGGCGCGCGAGTACGCCAGCGACGAGCACCGCGTGTCGCTGCCGCTGCCGCGCTTCTGGTTCCGGCAACATGCGGCGGCCGACATCGCCGAGCACACGACAATCACGCCCGACAGCGCCGCGAGCCTGCTGCCGGCGCATCTGGACGCGCTGCACCTGCTGCCGACGCCGAACCTGATCCGGCGTAGCGCCTGGCTGCTGGCACTGACCGGCGATCAGGCCCGCGCGCGGCTCTTGATGGAACGCCTGCGCTTCTACTACCAGGGCGACGAGGCGGCACAGTTTGCGGCGCTATCGCGCGACTGCGAGGCGCTGGGCGCCGACCGCCGGCCGAGGGATTTCTGCACGTGGGTCCGCGTGCGCGAGCAGCGCGGCCACGGCCGGGCCGCGCCGGGCAGCAACTAG
- the ybeY gene encoding rRNA maturation RNase YbeY, with amino-acid sequence MTKKSPATRPSDATRVVLFDADGRARKASAHALRLQLADGRSLTLDLSQAHDGVVALLAEHTDPRQQAGLLVRPDNADALSVAVTATPLVTTTGTPATPPEVELDIQFGDGTRQRAGVPGRKPIEKWVKSALYADAALTVRFVDEEEGRALNRTYRGKDYATNVLTFAYAETDDDPVTGDIVLCCPVVEAEARQQKKPLQAHYAHLIVHGVLHAQGYEHEDDAEAEEMEAIETETLQALGFDNPYEPVREI; translated from the coding sequence TTGACCAAGAAGTCTCCCGCCACCCGCCCCTCCGACGCCACGCGCGTCGTCCTGTTCGACGCCGACGGCCGTGCCCGCAAGGCATCTGCCCACGCGCTGCGCCTGCAGCTTGCCGACGGCCGCAGCCTGACGCTGGACCTGTCGCAGGCCCACGACGGCGTGGTCGCGCTGCTGGCCGAGCACACCGACCCGCGCCAGCAGGCCGGCCTGCTGGTCCGGCCCGACAACGCCGACGCGCTGTCGGTGGCCGTCACCGCCACGCCGCTGGTCACCACCACCGGCACGCCCGCCACGCCGCCCGAGGTGGAACTGGACATCCAGTTCGGCGACGGCACGCGCCAGCGCGCCGGCGTACCCGGCCGCAAGCCGATCGAAAAGTGGGTGAAATCGGCGCTCTACGCCGACGCCGCGCTGACCGTCCGCTTCGTCGACGAGGAAGAAGGCCGCGCGCTGAACCGCACCTATCGCGGCAAGGACTACGCTACCAACGTGCTGACCTTCGCCTACGCGGAAACCGACGACGATCCGGTCACCGGCGACATCGTGCTGTGCTGCCCCGTCGTCGAGGCCGAGGCCCGCCAGCAGAAGAAGCCGCTGCAGGCCCACTACGCCCACCTGATCGTCCACGGCGTGCTCCACGCCCAGGGCTACGAGCACGAGGACGACGCCGAAGCCGAGGAAATGGAAGCCATCGAGACCGAGACGCTGCAGGCGCTGGGTTTCGACAACCCGTACGAACCGGTCCGGGAAATCTGA
- a CDS encoding glycine zipper family protein yields the protein MRTRSICLLAAASLGLGACAVMPSGPSVMALPGTNKSFDQFRGDDYNCRQYAFAQIGGTSPQQNANAAAVGSAAIGTALGAAAGAAFGGGEGAAVGAGVGLLTGSAVGAGNSYNAGYGSQRAYDAAYVQCMYASGNRVPVYGQMVTSQPPVRAAVPPANYQPYYPPPPPPGYTR from the coding sequence ATGAGAACGCGTTCGATCTGCCTGCTTGCGGCCGCCTCGCTGGGCCTGGGCGCCTGCGCGGTGATGCCTTCCGGGCCGAGCGTGATGGCGCTGCCCGGCACCAACAAGTCGTTCGACCAGTTCCGCGGCGACGACTACAACTGCCGGCAATACGCGTTCGCGCAGATCGGCGGCACGTCGCCGCAGCAGAACGCCAACGCGGCGGCCGTCGGAAGTGCCGCAATCGGTACCGCGCTGGGCGCGGCGGCCGGTGCGGCGTTCGGTGGCGGCGAGGGTGCCGCCGTGGGCGCGGGCGTCGGCTTGCTGACCGGCTCCGCCGTTGGGGCGGGCAATTCGTACAACGCCGGCTATGGCTCGCAGCGCGCGTACGACGCCGCCTACGTCCAGTGCATGTATGCGAGCGGCAACCGCGTGCCCGTGTACGGCCAGATGGTCACCTCGCAGCCGCCCGTGCGCGCGGCGGTGCCGCCGGCCAACTATCAGCCTTACTACCCGCCGCCCCCGCCGCCCGGCTATACGCGCTAG
- a CDS encoding universal stress protein yields MPSTSNIVLATDGSAFSDAAARFLADGKLLQTGFTVHVVHVSPDVTGQVRAFVSKETIDAWHNEASEKAMASVCAILQAANVPFERHALHGYPPEKILGYAKSVNAGAIVMGTHGRGTFFDAVLGSVAGRVLAQANCPVVMVKAETPAA; encoded by the coding sequence ATGCCCTCGACGTCCAATATCGTGCTTGCCACCGACGGTTCTGCCTTCAGCGATGCCGCGGCACGCTTTCTCGCGGACGGCAAGCTGCTGCAGACCGGATTCACCGTGCACGTGGTGCACGTATCGCCCGACGTGACCGGGCAGGTGCGCGCGTTCGTGAGCAAGGAAACGATCGACGCCTGGCACAACGAAGCCAGCGAAAAGGCGATGGCGTCGGTCTGCGCGATCCTGCAGGCCGCCAACGTGCCGTTCGAGCGCCACGCGCTGCACGGCTATCCGCCCGAGAAGATCCTCGGTTACGCCAAGTCGGTGAATGCGGGCGCCATCGTCATGGGCACCCACGGCCGGGGCACGTTCTTCGATGCGGTGCTGGGGTCGGTGGCCGGCCGGGTCTTGGCGCAGGCCAATTGCCCGGTAGTGATGGTGAAGGCGGAGACGCCGGCCGCCTGA
- a CDS encoding serine/threonine protein kinase: MTAPAPRSPADDVPYAGLTPECILDALESAGFYPDGRLLALNSYENRVWQVGIEDASPVVVKFYRPGRWSDAAILEEHAFVQQLADAEIPAVPALAASVAGQPASTLLSHAGFRFAVFPRCGGREPPLDQAAARTWLGRFIGRIHACGAATSYQARPALDIDTFGVASRNYLIEHDCIPAELLAPWRAAVDLALDAVRRCYERAGDVRRLRLHGDCHRGNVLWIDEADARGRGTPGPHFVDFDDSRMGPAVQDIWMLLEGDRAAMCDQLADIVAGYEDFAEFDTRELWLVEALRTLRLLHYSAWLASRWRDPAFPAAFPWFGTARYWQDRILELREQIALMDEPPLWSA, encoded by the coding sequence ATGACCGCACCGGCCCCCCGGTCCCCCGCCGATGACGTGCCGTACGCCGGGCTGACGCCCGAGTGCATCCTGGACGCGCTGGAGTCGGCGGGGTTCTATCCCGATGGCCGGCTGCTGGCGCTGAACAGCTACGAGAACCGGGTCTGGCAAGTCGGCATCGAGGACGCCTCGCCGGTCGTCGTCAAGTTCTACCGGCCCGGCCGCTGGAGCGACGCGGCGATCCTGGAGGAACACGCGTTCGTCCAGCAACTGGCTGACGCCGAAATCCCGGCGGTGCCGGCGCTGGCCGCCAGCGTGGCCGGGCAGCCGGCCAGCACGCTGCTGTCGCACGCGGGGTTCCGCTTCGCGGTGTTCCCGCGCTGTGGCGGCCGCGAGCCGCCGCTGGACCAGGCGGCCGCGCGCACCTGGCTTGGCCGTTTCATCGGCCGCATCCACGCCTGCGGCGCCGCCACGTCGTACCAGGCGCGCCCGGCGCTGGACATCGACACCTTCGGCGTGGCGTCGCGCAACTACCTGATCGAGCACGATTGCATTCCGGCCGAACTGCTGGCGCCGTGGCGCGCCGCCGTGGACCTGGCGCTGGATGCCGTGCGCCGCTGCTACGAGCGGGCCGGCGACGTGCGGCGGCTGCGCCTGCATGGCGATTGCCATCGCGGCAACGTGCTGTGGATCGACGAGGCCGACGCGCGCGGCCGGGGCACGCCGGGGCCGCATTTCGTCGACTTCGACGACAGCCGCATGGGCCCGGCCGTGCAGGACATCTGGATGTTGCTGGAAGGGGACCGCGCCGCGATGTGCGACCAGCTGGCCGACATCGTGGCGGGTTACGAGGATTTCGCCGAGTTCGACACGCGCGAACTGTGGCTGGTGGAAGCGCTGCGCACGCTGCGGCTGCTGCACTACAGCGCCTGGCTGGCCAGCCGCTGGCGCGATCCGGCGTTTCCGGCGGCGTTTCCGTGGTTCGGCACCGCCCGCTACTGGCAGGACCGCATTCTCGAACTGCGCGAGCAGATCGCGCTGATGGACGAACCGCCGCTCTGGTCGGCCTGA